GAGCGCTTCTCATCAGACACAACAGATAGAACAAAACCAATGCTGACAACTGCGTATCTTAAATCTCTCAGAAGTTTCACCTGCAAAAATACTGCTTCatttcttgtcttaaaaaaaattatatatgtaatTATGTCCATGCTATTTTCCACCAATGATGATACTTACAGTAATGGTTGGTCACTTAAACATGTCAAGTACTTCCCTTAAATCTAATTCGTGGTTTCCAGAGCTTCAAAAACTTGTTgcttaaaatgcaaagcagaCCAGTGAATTCACACAGAGGTGTTGAAAAACCTCCTGACGATACCTTCAAAATCACACTCTAGTCTCTAGCAGAAACAAGTTATTTTGAAAGGATTTATGTATATAGCTCCCTCCACCCCAGTAATTCTACAAAATGAGATTAAAGCCTTAAAAAGAGAGTAAACCCAACAAAGGCACAAGGTTGCAATACACACTGGgccttttgcttttgttgtttctagAAAGCGCTAAAAGGCAGTCTGGAGTACGAAAAGGCAGTCTCATCTGTGTGCTTGATAGCTGAAGTTAACCCATGCCAGGAAGGCGTGGGTTAGGAACAAAAAAGGTAGATCCAACTTTTAGGCCAAAACATGCCTTGAGGAGCTTGAAAGCTTTATATTGAGCTCTTTTGTTAAGCTATGAAAACTTAGAAAGCCAAATAACGTCACACAGCCACAACTGTTCATTTGCAACAGGTAAATCACAAAAAGCCTCCCAAACTTGCCCGGGAAAGGGAAGAGGTGTGACAAGAAACAAGCGACAGCCCAGAGAAAACAGCCCGGCCTTTAGTCCAGTTTATCGTGCTGCAATCTCAGTGAGGTCTCGCCCCGCACCTGCTCTTGGCTCAGTGCTACCATGGGTAGACTCCTACTAGCCGCAcggagctgctgcctctgccccagctgcagcaaaCGCACACCTCTCAGAAGGGGGGTGATCCTCCAGAAAGACAGAAGATCCGAGAATTTCTTGGCTTTCTGAAACCATCATAAAACCCAGATGCCCAGATGGCTAAATTGCCAAACATGCTGCCTACCTCAAATGCCCTGCAGACAGAACGACCCTCGGGAAAGCTTTCCATCCTCTCACAGATCTGTTTTATGAAAGGCGCTTTGtttccagccccagcatcctctGTTCGGAGCTAAATCAGTCTCATTTATCCTTGCAGCCCAACGTTCTGCTCCAGGTGCTGACGGAAGGACCCACCACGGCAGCAGCCTCCTGGGCAGTCTCTGAGCATGGGGCTGAGTAAAGTgaccagcaccagccccaccgcccccAAACTGGCCAGGGAAGCCCGGGGCTCTGGGACTGGGCAGCTCTCAGGTGCAGCTGGTTGGGGCCTGGAGGGGCCATCGGTGCACTCAGGCCCCTCAGAGATAGGGCTGAGCAGCGGCAATAGCCAATGCAGAGAGTTTTTCTAATTCTGTAACAGTTTGGAAGGGTGGCAAGAAAATATGAAACCTTTATTACAGggtcttttttcagttttacagcacagggcaggggctgAACTCTGCAGAGGGGGAACTGCATCCCTCAGTTGTAAGACAATTTGCAAATGAGTTTCTTAATGCACTATAATTAAGTCTCAAATATCACTGGCGAAGGACACAAGACGACAAACTTTCTGACAAGGAGTTCTGGGCTTAAGCACCACTGGGGATAACTAGCTTTGGGCACTTTGGGTAAGGATTTCTTGTTAAGCAGAAGAATGATAAAGATTTAGAAAAAGATTCCTTCcagccttacaaaaaaaaaaaaaagtagagcaaATCGAAGTCTACATATGAATGAGTGCTCAGTTAGCTTTATTTATACAACCTTGTAACATGATACTCCAAATTAAGCATATCATTAGGAGCATTGTATTAGAAAGCTATAAAAATACAGACTACCTGACAGCTGTTAAAAAGAGATATTTAGTAATGCTTTGCTCATAATGACAGACTGCAAACAAAACCCCATGCAGCTTAAGCACAAACTCTTGAATGAGGACACACTGTTGccgtttttttctttccatatctTTTTTGAGAATTAATTTTCACACCATCATGGAAAGTTACTTACTAGACATTTTTGTGCATGCAAACAGAATGACTCAGCCagccatcacaaaaaaaaataaaatgtatttcttctgcaaatgTGCTCCCCCTTTAATGGCAAAGTACAGAATCCATAAATTTTACTGGTTGGCCGGCATTTCTCTCTGTATTCTTTCTCACCGTGGCACACATGGACGCCCTGACCAGCAGCATTTCTGTGCTGGGCATTATGGCCGTCTCATGGTTATTCTGCCCGTGGATTCAGTTTTCAGTAAATGTCCTCGTGAGCACAAAGATGCCGGGTTGTGCCAGAGGCAGAGGAAGCTGGGAAGGTCACAGGCTCCTCCCGCCCCTGCGGTTCTTCCAGCGCTCCCTGCCATGGGCTCCACTGCCTTGTCCAGACCAAACGCTGGAGCCAACACTGACAATATGTGGCCCATGGAGGGGGGTGACCCATCTGCCTTATGCCTCTGTGCAGACCTATCATGAGACTTTGCCTTGAAAcggtcaaagaaaaaaaatcaaaactaccGGGTACACACGACTTAACAGTGAATACGCTGGAAGCCCTCAGATACTTGACTGTGTGGAGCATTTTCACCTGCGGATGTGCCCCGTGAGGGGCTGATGTCCCCTGCGGTCGCTCTCTGCTGCCCGGGCTCTCCaaagcaggagaagggagaggacacTGCCTGGAAGCGGGTGGATTAACAAggggaaacagaaaaggagagtTTGAGAGAGAAGGGGATTTCCTGGATTGTTAAATCTGATCCTTTGTTACacaactgattttctttctttgtcttgaaCTTCACCCTAGTCTCAGTCTCCAGCGGACAGAGGACAAGCACCTACCTGGCCAGCTCTGCCAAGATGGCTGGGCAAGACCCATCACAGAATTTTTATTCTCTGCAATTTCAAGCCCATGGGGAAATTCTGCACATCTCTCTCCTAAATGTGAGAGTTCAAATTCTGCCACAGCTGTATGAAATGTTGTTTTGTATTTCGCCCTAAGTACAATACTACAATAATACCATACTCTAAGGCAATaacttcatttttgcatttttacatttcttcatGTTTCTGTTACCCTGTTCTCAAGGTCATCCAGTTTCTCTTGTGTGCTGCTCTGTACTGATGAGGACTCTCAGCTCTGCACCATTAGCATATTCCTACTTTTTGTGCCAAGGatcataatgaaaaatattaaatatgccCTTTCCCAGAACATACATCATCCTGTGAAGATGCTTCAACATAGATCATCTAGTCTAAAATGACTTTGTTTTCTAGTGACTGCATTATTAGCCAAAAACACCCCCTCAGTTTTAAACACAAGGACCTCTTTTAGGTGTGCTGTGAAGTAGCAGCATCCATACTGTCAGAAACACAGACAGACAGCGATTACAGGGCCTCAACGTgcattttcctgctctcttgTCACTAATGCTCTAAGTAACCCCATGCAACAATACCGTTTTCCCTCCCCAGGCAAGCTTCACTCctacctccagcagcagcaaaataattcagaataagCCTGTGTGGAGAGCTGCCCTGGGTTCCCCCTTGCCCAGTCACTCTCTTTTGACACAGACATTTACAGCTGCACTTTGGAATAATGTACAACACAGCGGGGATGCGTTCATGTACTGTGCATCAGACTGCTCTGCAGCCCATAAAGTGAGAGAGAATGCACACGCATTTAACCCCACAGATTATTCACAACCAgattattcttatttttgtttatccTCTAGCACCTAGCCTCTCAGACATTTTCAGCTGCACAAAAGCTGCAAGAAAAGGCTGTAtgcacaacaaaaaaaagtagtactGGTAGGTTAAACAGATTTGTCTGAagttatagaatcatggaatagtttgggttggaaggaacatttGAAGGCCATCTAATCCAACACCCCTTCCATGAGCACGGACATcttcaagttgctcagagccccgtccaacgaGCCCTGGAATGTCTCCTCTACTGTCGTATTTGATACCGGACAGGTCACCGTAACACTCCACTCCGAACACGTCGGAACGCACCGACCTCAGGTCAATCTCACGTTCCTCACCTCGGTTTTGCTCCCACGTCCTTTGGAGGAAAGGTCGCTCCCGTGCGGGGCAAGCCCAAACGCGCTGGCTAATTAATAACAATTAGTGAATAAAAGGGGCCGCCCGGGGGCGACGCCGGACCGCGACGGGGCGGTGGCGGAGGCGGACACCTCGTCCACCGGCCCGTCGCGGTCCGGCGTCGCCCCCGGGCGGCCACTGGCGATGGGGCCAGCCGGTCAAGTGGCCCATCCCGTGCGGCACTCGCCACCCTGCCCGAGCCGTAGCCCGGCGGCCAGAGGAGCCCGTCGGGGCGGCCGGGGGTGGCGGAGAGCGCGGTGTTACCCGGTTCCTGCCCGACGCACCCGTTGCCGCTtgcagcagagagagggggaaaaaagcgcCATTAAATCGTTTATTAAACCTAATTTAGAGCAGCGTCGTTTTTACCCTGGCGTTTACGCGTTGAGTTAATTACGGGGACGCCCGTACACACGGACTGTGACAGCGACCGAAAACAAAGCTCATTAACCCACACCGAGTAATTCCTTCCCAAACTTACTTTGGCGTCAGGGCTGTTGTTTCGGGTCAAACGGAACGGTTTTCACCTGCAAACGGTTCTGGCGACAGACACGACAACATCCGAAGGAACGTGCTCTTTAATAATTGCTCTGATGTGATGAATTCGATTCGTGTTTACTTTGTGAGCGCTTTGAAACGTTTTAGTTCCCCACTTGTCGTGGTTAGTATTTTCCCTGGTCAGCAAAGCGTCAAACCCGTGGGAGAAGGCGAAGAACGCGCTATGAACCCCGTTTCCATAATCATTTTCTCTAAAAACCTCAAATCCGAATTCTTCTTTTCTTGACAAGGAAGCGTGTTTTCGATTAAGAAGAAAACCCGCCGTAATTTGATTTGTGCGAACGAGCTCCGTTCCGCCGCGATGCAGGAGCCGTTCTCCCCTCGGAGCCGAGGGCTGTCCCTGtcggccggggctcggcgggagGCCCCACTGCCGGAGCGTGTCAAAACCGGCCGCAAACCGGGCGGAACGGCGGTTCCCGGGACATCGCGCCCGTCGGCGACCGCGCCTTGAGCGCTCGGCTCCACGGCGGGGCAGCGGCTGTCGCGCTACCGGGGGCGGCACCGACCACCCGGCAGCCCCGCGGCCACCGGGCGGGCAGCCTCGCGGCAGcggaccgcccccccccgcgccgagCGGCGCCCGGTGGGACCGGGGGATGGCCCTGCCCGAGGGCCGCcttgccggccccgccgcggcgggcgggtCTCCCAGCGCCGGGCTCGGCGGAggggcccgcggcggcggggggacggcGCGGCCGGCCGGCCGCCCGCCCAaaggcccagggcagggggtccggggggggggggtcgggggtccCGGTCGGGGCGGGGCTCGCGCGGGGTCCCGTCGGGCGCGGCGCGGCCACGTGCGGCTCCGCGCGCTCCCACGGCGCGCGGGTCCCGCCCGTCCCGGCGGTGACGTGTCAGGGCAGGGGCGCTGGGCGCCCGCCGattgggcggcggcggcggcgcggggaggcggccgcCCAATGGGCGCGGGGCGGGCAGGTGCCCGCGCGGTTATCtgcgcgcggggctggggcgggcggaGGGTCCCGCTACCGCCGCCGGAcgcgcggccccggcccggccccgcacagcccggccccgccggcaccgtgaccccggcccccccccccccccccgctggaTCCCGCGCAGGAGCCGCTGCGGACGCCCCGCACGCTTcgccggcgggggctgcgctcCCCGGCCGCCCTCACCGCTGCTTTGCCGCTGCCCCGACTTGCGGCTCCCCGCGCTCCAGCCTGGAAGTTCGCGGTGCGCGTCGCCGAGCtgcgggggcgggcgcggccgCGCCGGGGTCTCCCTGCTCCCGGCAAAGTTCAGTACTCGCGgtcggcccggccccgcgggcggaggaggggccgccccgccgccgccggcgctccCGGCGCGGGGGGAGAAGGATCCGCGCTCGCTGATGCCCGCAAATGTTAGCGGTGGGGCAGATGGATGCTAATCGCCAGAGCGCGTTCGTCCTCAGCAGTACGCCGCTGGCCGCGCTGCACAACATGGCCGAGATGAAGACCTCCCTCTTCCCCTACGCCCTGCAGAACCCCTCCGGCTTCAAGGCGCCGGCCCTGGGCGGACTCAACACGCAGCTCCCCTTGGGGACGCCGCACGGAATAAGCGACATCCTGGGGCGGCCGGTGGGCACCGCCAGCAACCTGCTGGGCGGGCTGCCCCGCATCAACGGACTGGCGGCCTCGGCGGGGATGTACTTCAACCCCGCCGCCGTCTCCCGGTACCCGAAGCCGCTGGCAGAGCTGCCGGGGCGGCCGCCCATCTTCTGGCCGGGAGTGGTGCAGGGATCGCCCTGGAGGGACCCCCGCCTCGCCTGTCCCGGTAAGTGCGGCCGGTTcggcggggagcgcggggctCCGGCGCGGCCCCTCCgggccgggagccggggcggccccgggcgggcgggcgcggtggacggggcgggcggcccggcgGAGGCCGCGGGCCGGTGCCGGTCACCTCGTCCCGCCGCGGCGCCCCGAGGCGTCCCCGGGCCGGACCCCGCGCCGGAGCCAGCGGCGTCCCGCGGCGGCAGACACCCGGAGCCGCGGCGCCGGGCTGAGACCCGCTCCCCATCCGGGGCCGGCGCAGACCCGGTCTCTGACGGGGCCGTTTCTCCTCCGCTTTCAGCTCAGACGGGGATGGTTTTGGACAAGGACGGCAAGAAGAAACACTCGCGACCGACTTTCTCCGGGCAGCAGATTTTTGCTTTGGAGAAAACCTTCGAACAGACGAAATACCTGGCAGGACCGGAGCGAGCCCGCCTCGCCTACTCCCTGGGCATGACCGAGAGCCAGGTGAAGGTAGGTCCCCCCGGGCCGGGCGCGGGttctccccgccgccgcctcccgctcgcTGCCGAGCAGCGCTGAGGCGTTGGGCTTTTGCGATAGTTATCAGCCACCGCTGAAACTGTACGACCGTacagggaattttttttaagtcaattatattttaaattacatttggaTATTGGATAAGTTTTAGGCCAATTTCTACATAAGTTATTTTTTGCTTagagttttctgtgctgcaaacGATTTAAGGAAAAGATatgtaatatattaaaaaaaacccaaaacaaacaaaccaaaacaaacaaaaaaaccaaagcaaaacgaaaccaaaccccaaaccaaaaagtCCCCCGCAGGTAACTGCTTTCAGCGGGTCCGTTTCCAACCGAGACGGTGTCCAGTAACTGGCACAACTTCACCTGGCATAACCACGCAAGTTTTTTAGCAAAGGCTTCGGGTGCGCCGCGGCGCTGAAGTGCAGCGGGAGCCAGCGGCGCTTGTTCCTCTGGCCACCCTGTTCCGTTCACACCAGATGTTTGTCCCGCGAAACCGCGGCTTTTGCCGTCGCGCGGCTCCGGCTGGCGACATCCCGGGGGAGCGGCGCGGGTGACCCCCGCGTGtggccgcagccccctccccgccgctcccgggacCCCGCGGCTTCGCCGCTCCCCCTTCCCCGGAGGGGCCGCTCCGCCCGGACCCCGCACGGGCGGGcaggggcggccgcggcccgggCCCGGTGCCGCcgtcggggggcggggggtggcggcggggctgagctgagccgtgcccggtgccggtgcccaggTCTGGTTCCAGAACAGACGGACCAAGTGGCGGAAGCGGCACGCGGCGGAGATGGCCTCGGCGAAGAAGAAGCACGACTCGGAGACGGAGAAACTGAAGGAGAGCTCGGACAATGAGGACGATGACGAGTACAACAAGCCCCTGGACCCCAACTCAGACGACGAAAAAATCACGAGGCTATTGAAAAAGCACAAATCCACGAACCTGTCCCTTGTcagcccctgcagcaccagctCGGACACCTTGTGAGGGCGCGGGCACCGCCGGCCGCTCCCAGTGCTGCGACGGAGATGAGTTGTACCTGGATGTTTAAAGTGGTGTGTTGTACAGCCTAAGATGTATgtgaaatgtatatattttttacagaataagttatgaaattattttctttctcatcgATGTaaatttcagaggaatttttccaacttttttggtttttgttttgtgaccCTTTAAGGTTTGCCCTTGTTTTCTTTTAGCCTTCTTGACGATTTTCCTGCTCCTAACAATCAGATTTTGTTACGTTTTGTATGGGTCGCCAAATCCAAGCTCAGCCACTTTGTATATAGTAAATTTCAGATTTTGTGATGTATATttctagtgtaaaaaaaaaaaaatctgttttctttcactccctCCCTCTACTCAGTGTTTTGGCGGTTTGATTTCTCCTGCCTCTGGATTTTATGCTTAATAAtatcaaaagagaaaacaacccaaaaaaagcACGTGAGAAAAACGGACACTTGATTTTACATTAGCATCAAATAACGTCTCCAGACGGGTTGGAAAGACTTTGTATAAACCAATAAATTATTTAACAAGCTTCTCCTTTAGCGAGTTTCTTCACGCATTACTCGTTCTCGTTTCTCGCTCCAGGGGCTGCCgaggacggggccggggggggccgtgcccgTCGCAGGGACATTTTTGCCTCGCCCCAACGCTCCGGGGGCTCGAATTTTTAGTGCCGCGCTCGCCCTGGCCGCTTCCCCCggctccgcgggggcggcggtgccggtaGGTCGGGCCGTCCCGGGCGCTGCCGCCCCCGGCTCCGAGCGGCCcgacccggccccgccgccgcccccgctccgccgTCCGGCGCCTGCAGCCGGtgcctggccccgccgccgctccggagGGGAAACGGAGCCGCTGAGCCGGGCGagccccgcggccgggcccgAGTGCGGCCGGGCCTGGAGCGGGTTGCCCCGACGGCAGCGCCGGGAGCCGGGCTCGGTGCCGCAGGGGAACCCgccggccgggacccccccgcaccAAGGGAAGAGGAGCCGATAAGAGATGGACGGGGCCGAACGTCCGGCACCGGCACGGAAAACCGTTTCGGTGGCGGTTGGTTTTTCCTGCGGGGAGCGGGAAGGAGCGGCTGGGGCTCGTCCCGGACACCGGCGGCGGTAAAACCCCCCGAACTCGGTAGCGCGGGTGTCTACCGGCCTCATCTCCCCCCGCTCACCTTCCCGTTGAGCTCCGGAGAACGCGACCCTCGCCCCGCAGGAACGGCACCGGCGAGTCGGGTTTGCCAGCTGGTAATTAAGACCCAGGTAATTAAGCAGCCGTCCAGGTGCCTCGCAACGGGTGCGGAGGGGCGGGACGGGGCATCCGCGGCAGCCCCGGGCTGCCGTTCCGGTACCGGGCCTCGGAACGGCCCGGAGCGCCCGGGCTGCCGCCACTCACCGAAATCATAAAAGCCGaattattgctttaaaattctttagACGAAACGTGCCCCAAGGAAATCGGGAATCCGTATTCGGCGATgagtctttctctctttttacagAACGGGGCGGCTCCGCGAAGCGCCCGCCCGGCGGAGCACGGAcccaccggcggcggcggctccgccgggATCGGGCCCTTCCCGGTGGCCTCCCCAGCCGGGAATTCCGTCTGGGAATATCCCCGCAGCCCGGCTCACCCCGCGCCTTCCCCAGATAACGCCtctgttttttgtgtgttttttttttgtgtgtgtgtgtgtttaaatgcTAAAGTTGCGTTTTATGAATTTCTGCGGGTTACACCTCAGCCTCGTCCAACAAATCACCTCGACAGGTCACCCGCGTAACTAAACGCCTCTCCGCGGACTGGGGCTATTTATGGTCTCGCAGTTTATAGCCCTGATGAGTTTATCTGTAAACGGGGCTTCGGTCTGAGTTTGAAAAggcagcttcccccccccccgaaaaccAGAGATAATGAGGAAGGAGTTTACGGCGGCGTATTTATTGAACTGCTGGGGACTGGCGTCTCCTGAATAGCTCATAAAGTTGTATTACTCGCTGGACATCCACACTCTTACTCCGATACAAACTCCTAAGTGCCTTTTCCTCGGTTTGTACTGTGTTTTGATTAACACTAGAACTGCATTCTATTACACAAGTTTTCATGCGAAAAATAACCCAGTTAAATTGGCAGGAGATTTTAAGGTAACTCATTAATAAGAAATGTGACAATTTAATAATTTCCCTGTAATCCCCAACGCCCACATCAAAGGGACAGACACAGACACATTCACCATGATCAGTTTTATTGCTTGAGAACCAGAGTACTCATTTCTAAAGGCCTTCAAAGTTATCATGAGTCGAGTTCGCTTAAATAGAATTACTGTGTGGTTATAATGCAACATGGCACGATAACAATACAGAGCTGCAGACACCCTTTGGGCAACAGTACTTAATATAAACCCAGGTTGTACTGTTGAGAAAACATTCTGCAAGCAGACATCAAATCATTTTCAATGGTAGTGATTTATACCAAAATCAAGCATCAATCTAATGCCATCACGCAGTCCATGAACTCTGTAGTGTTCTAAATTAAATCAATAAAACATACATTTGTGTTTCATCAACAGACTCCCTAATCACCTTTTAATGTTGTATTTAGTGGTGGGAGAAAAATGTTCGTAACAAGATTATATTGTAGGCTGCACCGAGCTACTAACCAGGAAaatttacagtctttttttttttttcctttaacactgTATAAATACAGTCTGTGCCCAATACAGTTGCTACCTGAAGCAGACTATGATGTTCTTCTCCCGTGTTGTTATTGTTTCAATATAGAATACTTGGCACCataaaacagtaacaaaagaCGGACAAAAACAGTTTACAAAATTCTGGAAAGTTACACCCAAACCTAGCTAAGAACTTCACATTCAATCTTTACTATTACATAGAAAGAAGGGATTATAGGAGTAACAAAGTGAAACTGCTAATATATGTGCTATATAGTATGCTATATATCTGTATCCAGGATGGCACTgctatatattatttattatataaatgTTGTTTGTTGATGTACACTTAACTAAACCTGCTAAGACTCCAACACTAACTGCTGATATGGCACTCTCAAGCATTCATATTGGAAAGTATATTTAGCGTAAGTTTTGGTCAggtttataaattatttatatatctgtgtatatatacacatacatacatatatatatacacacacatatatatgtatgtatagaaAGCAGCTGCTGTGTGATTCAAAAACCATGTAACATGGCAGTATAGTaaataacatgagaaaaaaattataaaaatgaaaaacaaaatactaaAACTAAAACACAAACCATAAGCCTTGGTCAAcaaagaaaataccatttaaaacCATCAATATCTCTATCTATACAATCCAATGTACAAAACCCCAAAGTGGTAAAGATATATAATGTTAGGCATGACACCTTTAAAAGTTTATAATATGCTGAAATAGCTTTTCCACATCGACAAACACTTATTAAAAGTTGAAAGTTGTGAAATCTAAAATACATAACTCTGCTGTCTATTTAGAGTTTTGGCAACAGAATTGtgacatatatataaaaaataattccacGTTTCTACTTGATGTCACATGAACATACAAGACAGTGAGGTATGTGAGGCTTTTCTCGAACAGAGTCCAGATGCTGAAGCATAGTGTACGACCAGCAGTCTAAAATTGTGGCACTCGGGACTTTATCTACCGATACAGCTGTTACGATTATGTATTTCAGTATACTGcgggctccttcccctccttgcTACAGGGTGGTTTCACGGAAAATCTTCTCGTTTCGTAGGCATCTTTTTCCTGTCGCAGaattggcatttttttaaaaagaaaaataaacacaggggAAATGATGTAGGAAATGTAaacgtaaaggaaaaaaaatgatatttacCACCACATCACTGCACGACACAACACTTGTGCACATTTGCAATAGGTTTACCTGCCCCAGCAGCTATTCGAAAGGACAGGAACACAGGCTGCAGCAAGTCAGGGAAAAATAGAAGTTACACAtttgaaacagaaacatttttttcttacagtcagtagcaaacacaacaaaaatcccACGACTGGAAACAAATTGATGCAATGATTTTTCCGATTACTCTAACTACAAAATGCACACAAGAACGACACCAGCTCCTTACAGACCTCTGCTCCCTCTGAAATCTAAGGGAAAATTTGCCACCGATTTCTGTGGGAAGAGGATCGGGTCCCCCAGACAACTCCCTGCTATCACAGAATTAGCTCCACTGAAAGCGCCACGCTACAAAAATTCACGgtgacaaaggaaacaaaattagtGTTTCTGAACTGCCTGTCCTTCAGCTGCCACCTCTCCAACCTCCGCCTGTCACTGCAGAAGCTGGTGaactgctgtattttaaaacCTGACCTGGACGATTCTGGACCAAGTATCGTAAGTGCATCTTCCTTAGAGAAACAGTGCTCTGCCTCACTAGAACTCTGGCCGTGACAGCAGAGAGAGGCGTAGGTTTGTGGATTTGGATTTACGTGCATACGCGCACACACGGGTAATCACCCGCTATCCGGCACGGAGTTACCGctcaccagccccagcaccgtcTCTGGGACGGACACACTACTGCTGTCGTACAGTTCCCAAGTTTTTGCAAGTCTCTAGTTGAGTTTTTGTATAAGTTCTATGTACTTTTTACGTAAGTTTTCAGAGGTTACCTCCTACTCCTCGATCAGC
The sequence above is drawn from the Chroicocephalus ridibundus chromosome 6, bChrRid1.1, whole genome shotgun sequence genome and encodes:
- the NKX6-2 gene encoding homeobox protein Nkx-6.2, giving the protein MLAVGQMDANRQSAFVLSSTPLAALHNMAEMKTSLFPYALQNPSGFKAPALGGLNTQLPLGTPHGISDILGRPVGTASNLLGGLPRINGLAASAGMYFNPAAVSRYPKPLAELPGRPPIFWPGVVQGSPWRDPRLACPAQTGMVLDKDGKKKHSRPTFSGQQIFALEKTFEQTKYLAGPERARLAYSLGMTESQVKVWFQNRRTKWRKRHAAEMASAKKKHDSETEKLKESSDNEDDDEYNKPLDPNSDDEKITRLLKKHKSTNLSLVSPCSTSSDTL